The genomic window TGGCCACATTGTATGGGTTCTTGGACCAGCAGTTATATTTGATCACGATACAAGAAAAGCTTTATCTTCTCTTGTTGAAAATGGATATGTGCATGCCTTAATGGCTGGAAATGCTATGGCTACTCATGATTTAGAAGGAGGATACCTTGGAACTGCATTAGGTCAAGATATATATACTCAAGCCTCTATGCCTAATGGTCACTACAACCATCTTGAATTAATTAATGAGGTTAGGAGGTCTGGTTCCATTGAGAATTTCATTAAAGAAGGTAAAGTTAAAGATGGCGTTATAAAAAAATGTGTAGAAAAAAATATACCTATAGTTCTTGCAGGTTCTATAAGAGATGATGGTCCATTGCCTTCTGTATATGGAAATGCTTATGACGCTCAAGATGCAATGAGAGGACAAACTCGAAAAGCTACTACAGTTATTTGTCTTGCAACTACACTACATACTATAGCAACTGGTAATATGACACCTTCTTATACTATTGTAGATAATAAAATAAGACCTGTTTATATCTATAATGTTGACATTGCTGAATTTGCTGTAAATAAATTAGGAGATAGAGGTTCTTTAGAAGTTACAACTATCGTTACAAATGTTCAAGATTTTATGGTTCACTTAAAAAATAATCTTGTTTAAATATTAAGTATTAATTTGCATTTAGAATTATTTTCTATGTTATATAAATTAAATAACTTATTAAACACATCATAAAATAAATTATCTATTGAAAGCTTAATTCTAAATGCAAAATATTTACTCTAATAAATTATGGAGTAGTTTTTCCTTATTAAATTGTTTAATTTTATGCTGTTTTCAACCTAAGGTTAAGCAAAAAAATAAATAGATACTACGAAATTAATTCATAGCAACCTTATAAAAATAAATTATACTCTCATTTTGTTATTTATATTTTTAAACTATAATATAATTCATCAAAACTCATGTAATTTTCTCTTGATAAAGCTATTAAATTAGTAATAATTAAATATGCTAATTTATAGGATGAAAGATTACTTGTTATGTTTCCTTTATTCTTTTCTATTTCAATCAATTCTTCCATATTAATGTAAATACAATCTACATATTTATGCTTATCTCTGGAATCTCCTTTAGATGTAGATATTTCATAAAAAATAGGCATATAATTCTCAAGAAAATTATTTATATAGATATATATCTTCTCTAATTTAAATTTGAATTCTATATCATTCTCTTTCATTTCATCTATAATTCTTAAAATCTTTTTCCAATCTTCTTTAAAAATCTCTATTACTAATTCATCTTTATTTTTAAAATAATTATAAAAAGTTCCTATGCCAATATTACAATTTTTAACAATCACTCTTATATTTAGATTCTTATAGCTACTATTAATAAGAACTCTTCTTCCTTCTTGTATAAGTTTCTCTCTAGCATTTTCAATTATTTTAGGCATAATATCATCCTTTCGAAAATTGTTCACATTGTACTATAAAATTATAAATTCTTCAACAAAAAAGAATTTTTTATATAATATATACACATTATATACTATGTAGGTTAATCTGTAGTTCATTATATCAAAATAACTTATGAATAAACCTAATAATTACTTTATATAAGGAGTGAAAATTATGAGTGAAAAAAGAAACGATGAGAGAAATAATGAAAGAAAGTCTGATGTAGGAAGTTATTTATTGAGGTTTGTATTAATTGCTATTATATTAGCTATTACTTCATTTTTAACTCCTGGCTTTAGTATTGTTGGACTTTGGGCCATTATACTGGCTGCTGTTGTAATAACTTTAATAGACTACTTAGTTGAAAAGCTAATGGGCGTTGATGCTTCACCTTTTGGGAAAGGAATAAAAGGTTTTGTAATTTCAGCTGTAATATTATATGCAACTCAATTTATAGTTCCTAACATGAGAGTATCTATACTTGGTGCTGTTTTAGCATCCATAGTAATTGGAATATTAGATGCCGTGTTACCTGGTAGAGCTATGTAATAAAAATTATATTTATAAAATTTATTTCATATCTAAATAATATAAGCAAATCCTTTTAGGATTTGCTCTTTTCTTTCATTAATTTATATATATTTTATTAAAACAAATTACCCTATAATCACTTCATAATACGACAGATAAAGTCTAATTACACTCTTTAGTAACAAATTTATAACAATATGCTTATTTACTTACTAAATGTAATCTGCTAAAATTAGAATGGTAACAAAATAAAGTCAGCACTACAGATATATTATGTAAAATTAATATTATAAAATATTATGTTATAGGAGTAGATAAACCTATGAATAAAAAAAAGAATTTTGAGAATCATTTAACTAATTTAGAGAGTAGCGAAGAAAGTAAAAAATATATAAATGAAATGCAAGAAATGGAAGAACAATATGAGAAAAAAAGTACCATGGCTTTCGTGATGATAGCTATACCTATCTTAATTTTAGCTATTATCACAGTAAAACAAATGATATCTTTTTCAATAAGTATGTCTAAAAATAGTACTCATACTGAGGGAAAACAAATTGCTTCTGATGCAAACAAAGGAACTGATCCAACTAAAAATAATTCTGCTGCACCTACTGTAGAAGCACTTAATGAAAAAATTCATAAGTATCTTGATAATGAAGCTAATAGGAAAAAAACATTTGCAGAAGCTGTAAAACTAAATTCAGGAAGTGAAAAAGGAGCTTCATCTATATTTATAGCTCAAGTATTAAGAAATAACGGAGAAACTATATCTAAATCAGCTATAAACACTAAAACTTTAGTAGCAGAACTTCAAAAAAATGGTTGGAAAAAAATAACTGACTATAAACAGCTAAAAAAAGGAGATATCTGTTTCGCTGCGCCTTCTAAAGCAGGTGGTTCACCATCTCACACATATGTTTTTATGAAATGGGTAAAAGAAGGGAAAACAGACTATGCTTATGTATGTGATAGCCAAGTTTCAGAGTACAAAAACACTCTTCATACAAGAAACATAGCTTCACCAACACCTAAAAAAGAAAAATTCAGTTTTCTTATGAGAAAGGAAAAATAGTTTTTCACTTCAAATTTTATAATTTTAAAAATTTAAAATAGTAAATTGTTACGTCTAAGGCTATTCTATTTTGATATTAGAAAACTTTCCATTTATAAATTTAAGAAAAAGTCCTATTGAAAATCAAATTTATTTTTTCAATAGGACTTTTTTAGTCACTAATCTTTAATTACTAGTTCCTATCTTCATAAAAGCATTTACCTCTATTCTTTTAGAGATAAAAGAATAACAACTGCCTTTTCAAGGATCTAACACACTTAAAAGTGGCTAGTACCCAGTCACCTGTTTAGATGATTTTCTGTTTAACATAAAATCCAAATTAACTATTTTCCTTATGTCTTCTGGTTACCAGTGACTAGTTAGTAGTAACTGTAGCTAAAGCTACTAGTTTCTATAATATAAGTGCTGCTATCATCCCAAAAATAATCAAAGGTATGTTAAAGTGTAAAAATGTTGGAACACATGTATCCCATATATGGTTATGTTGATTGTCTGCATTAAGTCCTGATGTTGGTCCTAAAGTACTATCTGAAGCTGGTGAACCAGCATCTCCTAATGCTCCTGCTGTTCCTATTAGAGCTATAATACCCAATGTACTAAATCCTAAGTTTTGTGCAAGAGGACAATATATTGCTGCCAATATAGGCACTGTTCCAAAAGAAGTCCCTATTCCCATAGTTACAAAAAGACCTACAATAAGCATTATCAATGCTCCTAATACTTTACTACCTCCAATAACTGAGGTAGCAGAAGTAACTAACATCTCTATAGAACCAGTTTCTCTTAATACATTTCCATATCCTGCTGCTATAAGCATAACAAAGGATATAAATCCCATCATAACTATTCCTTCATTTATAAGCTTGTCTATTTCTTTCCATTTTATTCCTCCTGTAATTACCATAAAAGCAATTCCACTTAATGCTCCTAAAGGCAAAGACTTTGTTATTAATTGAACAGTAAATGCTACTATAGTACCTATTAATGCAGAATATTGATTTATTGTTAATTTTTCGTTGTATGTAATTTCATTTTCTATACTATAATTTATGTTCTTTTCTATGTTGCTAATATCTATGTCTCTATATTCTCTTTGTTTTCTATAAGTAATAAATATTGCAACCAAAAGGCCTATTCCCATGCCCACTGCAGGAATCCACAGAGCTTTCCATGTCATATCTGTTGTTACAGTTATACCATTTGAAATAATCTGATCCCTAATGATATTATGAAATATAAGTCCAAATCCTACCGGAAGAGCTATATAAGGAACCTCTAATCCAAAAGTTAAGGCACAAGCTACTGCTCTTCTATCAACTTTTAATTTATTCATAAATTCAAGTAATGGTGGTATAAGAATTGGTATAAAAGCTATATGTACAGGAATAAGATTTTGAGAAAAACAGCTTATAAAAGCAATCAACAAAATAAACATTAATTTTCTTTCTTTAACAACTCCCGATATCTTTTTTGCTAAAATTTCTGCAAGTCCAGTTTGACTTATAGCCACAGCTAAAACACCTAAAAGTATATAACTTAAAGCTGTTTCCGAATTACCTCCCATGCCTTTTATTAAAATTTCCATAGTATCTTGAAATGACATTCCCGAAGATACTCCCGCTGTAATAGCAGCAATAAGTATTGCTAATATTACATTTAGGTTTAGTAAACTTAGTATTATCATAACTAAAACTGAAATAATAACTGGATTTAATAATATCATCTATGTCCTCCTCATGTTTTGTATAACAATTTATATTTTCAATATATCTTCCATTTTCTAAATCACTCTCTTTTAATACACACCGTATTTCACTTCATTATTTTATCACACTAAATCAGTAATTGGGTATAGTTTTCTATGATTATTTTTTTAAATCATTAACTTTTATCCAAAGCTGTTTCAAAAAATTTTGAATTCCATTTTCTTTATTATCTCTGTCAGATATTATCGTCTCCACACCTCTGTTTTCTAATATATCTTGCTGAACTGAATTTTTATTTAACAAGAAAATATATGACTTTGGTCTACATGACTTATCTTTTGAACACTGCCACAAGTTATTTAACTTATATAATAAATATCTTATATTTATATCATTTAAACTATACCCTATAAATAGTATAGACTTTCCTAGTATATCTCCTTTAAGTTTTATATCTAGTGGGCTTTCAAAATTTAACCTTTCAAAATAACTTGACTCTGTTAAAACTATAGAATTTTCTTCATTTAAATCGCCATGAAGTTTTATTATTTCAGTAGCATTTTTCTTAATATTTACTAAATCATCTATTGTCACAATTTTTGTATATTCTTTGTTATAATATTGAAATGCTTTCTCAATCCATCTATCATAATTTGTAGTATATATAATTGGGAAATCTAAATCTACGATTAATTTGTGTACATTTGAATCTTCAATTTTTATATTATTGTTGTGCCAATTTATATTCATCCAATTTATAAGAGGTTCCATTGAGTTTTTTCTTATATTATAAAATTCAGCTAATTCTAAATGATTACCCATAGATTTAAAAACATCTCTATCATATCCAAGTTCTAACGCCATCTCATCTATAAGTTTTTCCCAAGGAGCACTTCCTAAAAGTTCCGATACCCCTGCCCCAATAAATAAAATCACCTTTTTTTCCTTTATGTCTTTTATTAATTTCTCAGATATTTTCATAAGAACCCCTCTCTTTCCAAATATTCTTATATTTATCCCTTATATACTCTATTTTATGTTTTCCCAACATATCTGATTTAATAACCCTTCAATTTAGTTAATTTAATATTATGTTTATTAGTTAATGAGTTATACAACAACCCATTAATAAATAACATTGATATAGTTATCCATTCAATGTACAATATAATTAATATTCTGAAATACTTTACAGGATAAAATATTTTAAATATTGTAATTGTTATAATCCAGAAACAATAAACGAATTTATCCCTTTACAAAACGAAAAAGAATTAATAAAATATTATGAATAGCTTAGGAACTTTAGCTACTAAAAATGGCTGTAAAAACATAATATTAATTTAATTGCCTATATACTACTTAATAAATAAATATTCACATAACCCATTCATCGGAGGTGCTACTTTGAAAATAAATAGAATAAAAAAGATAGAGGCGTATTTGACAAAGCACGAAAGTGCATCCTTAAACACTCTTTGTGAAATATTCAACGTTTCAAAAAATACCATAAGAAGAGATGTCTCAGAATTAGAAAAGAAAGGAATAATAAAAAAAGTTTATGGTGGTGTAACTATAACTACTAAAAAAAGCACAATTCCTTTTGCTGAAAGACAAATTAGTAATTTAAATGAGAAAAAACTTATAGGAAAATTAGCTAGTGAACTTGTAGAAGATAGAGATATCATATTTATAGATTCTGGAACCACAACCCTACAAATGGTACCATTTCTAAAAAACAAACAAAACTTAACTATAATTACAAACAATCTAGTAGTAATTCAAGAAGCTATAGCTTATGATAATTTAAATATTTTATCAACAGGTGGTACACTATATAGAAATACTAGTTCATTTGTAGGCATTGAAACATTAAATTTTTTAAAACAATATAATATTTCTAAAGCTTTTATGGCTGCTTCAGGAATATCTATTTCAAAAGGAATTACTAATTCCTCCCCTTTAGAATCTGAAATTAAAAGAACAATGGTAGAAAACAGCGATAAAGTTTTTATTTTAGCTGATTCTTCTAAAGTTGATATAGTTTCTCTTATGACATATTGTAGTATAAAAGAAATAGATGCGCTTATTACAGATAAAGTTCCTTCTAAAGATTTTTCTGAGTTTTTCAAAGCAAATAATGTTAATCTTTTAACTCCTAATAATAAATAGAACTTATTATCTTATTGTTTAGGGGTTATACGAAAATTAACTTTTGATAACCCCTTTTTCACTATTTTTATTTTATAACTCTTCACTTTGTCTCCTTTTTTAAATTATATAATTATTTTTCTATAGTGTCTTTTGAAAAAAAATAATATATATTTATAAGTATATCTAGTTCCTCACTAATTTGTATTAGTTCATTATCTAACATACTTGGCTTTTCTTGAATTAATTCATACATTTGTTGTTTTAAAAAAAATATGTCCTCTTTTATTTTATCTACTTCTTCTCTCTTATATTCTTTCACATAACCCCTCCTTTTTATTTAGTATCTTTATTTTCTATATATTCTTTGTATAACACATTATATTAATTTACAAAAATATATTTTGCAAAAAACATGCCATTTCTTTGTTTTTTTACATAAAAATTCAAAACTAAAGTTTACTACATTCTAAACACCCTTAATCAATAAAAACTCATGGATAATTAATATGATGATATTAATTATCCATGAGTTTAATCTATTTGCATAATTTAAAAATAATGTATATACCTGTATATATATCATATTTTTTTGATACACTTTAAAACAATATAATACATTAAATATTATTAATTTTATATTTCTTCATTTTCCTATACAATGTACTTCTAGAAATTTTCATATCTTTAGCTATCTTACTAATATTTCCATTATGCTTTCTTATTAATTTTATAATTCTATTAATCTCCTCCTCTTCTTTTTTTGTTTTTTTATATTTTACAAACTCATGAATACTTATACTTTCATCTAAAAAAACAATTTTTTTATTGTTATCCTTAATAATTTCATTATTAAGTACTTCATTATAAATATTTTCAGGTAAATGCTCTATACAAATATTTTCTCTGTCAATTATATTTAATATTCTTTCCACAATATTTTCCAACTCTCTAACATTTCCATGCCAATCATATCTAACTAAACAATCTATAACATCTTTATTTATTTTTTGAAAACTATCATATTCACTATATTTTTGTTTTCTAAAAAAATATTTAATAAGTTCTAATATATCTTCCCGTCTTTCACGAAGAGGTAAAATTCTTATCGACATAACGTTTAAACGATAGTATAAGTCTTCTCTAAAATTACCTTTTCTAACTTCTTGAAATAAATCCTTATTAGTTGCACAAATTATCCTTGCATTTACAGGTATAATTCTACTACCTCCTATACGTGTTACAGTTCTTTCCTGAATAACTCTTAATAATGCAACTTGTTGTTCTATAGGCATATCCCCTATTTCATCTAAAAAAATTGTTCCTCCTGACGCCAGTTCAAATTTCCCTGGATTTCCTTCTTTCTTTGCACCTGTAAATGCTCCTCCTGCATAACCAAAAAGTTCGCTTCCTACTAATTCTCTTGGTAATGCTCCACAATTAACAGCTATAAATGGTCCTTCAGAACGATTACTATAATTATGTATAGCTTGTGCAAACATCTCTTTTCCTGTGCCACTTTCACCATATATTAAAACATTTCCTTCTCCTAGGGCAATGTTTTTTGCGCTTTGTATAGCTTCTAGCATGTTATTATTTTTCGTAATAATATCCTCAAAATCAAATCTTGCCTGATAACCATTAAAGCGATTAACCAACTCACGAATTTCCTTAATATCACGAATAATAATAACAGCTTTGCTAATGTTTTCTTCTTGTTCTATTGGACTACCTGAAATAATACATCTAATATCTCTCAGTTCATTTGGTATAATAATTTCAACATTATGAAAAGATTTTTTGTTTTTTAATAGTTTATTAATATAATAATTTTTTTCTTCAATAACTAACTTTGAAAAATGCTTTTCTATTTTATCCTCACAATTATTGCCTGTTTTATCTAATATATTATTTAAACTATTACAGTTACCTAGTTCATCAATAATGATTACAGCTTCAGATATGTTTTTTAAAATGTTGGTTAAGTAGTTATTAGTTAGTATTAAGTTTTTATTAACATTTATTAATTGCTCTGATTTTTTTTTGATTTCTGTTTCAAATTTCTGCTTTATTTTTTCTAATTCCACTTCTTTATTATCAAACGTATTTTCACAATATTCAGTTTTAACTGTTTGTAATTTTTCCCTTTGTAAATAAAAATCTTTAGCATTAAAAGCTAATACTAAAGTAAGCTCCTTATTTTCAATTTTTAATTTATTCATATATAAATATAAGTAAACTTCTTGACCTTTTTTATTTATAACTTTTATATTAATATATTTACCTGTACATTTTTGATAATTTTCTATAATATCCATATAATCTTTATGGACTAATTCCATAAACTTTATTTTATTTAATTCATATTTAGAATACTTAAGTATTGATTTAAAATATGAGTTTATGTACACAAATTTTCCTTTATTTAAAACACAGGTCATTATGGGTATATTATTTATAAGTTCATTAATATCTTTTAATTTAAATACTTCCATATCAATGTAATCTTTAATTTTATCTTCTAATATATCTTTATTCATACTCCATATTTCCTCCCATCTAAATCAAAAAAATTATTGTATAAAATAACTTATTTATTACTATTTAAATAAAAAAGACTGGCTATAAACTTAAACTAAAGATTAACTTATAAATTCCTGCTTTGTATTTTATCGTATTAGTTAATAATAAAGTATATCTTAAATAATATTTTACCATGAAAATAGTTGTTTTTATGGTAAAATGACTTTAATTTCAAAATATTTTACAGTTTTCAATAATATATTTT from Clostridium sp. MB40-C1 includes these protein-coding regions:
- a CDS encoding sigma 54-interacting transcriptional regulator, with protein sequence MNKDILEDKIKDYIDMEVFKLKDINELINNIPIMTCVLNKGKFVYINSYFKSILKYSKYELNKIKFMELVHKDYMDIIENYQKCTGKYINIKVINKKGQEVYLYLYMNKLKIENKELTLVLAFNAKDFYLQREKLQTVKTEYCENTFDNKEVELEKIKQKFETEIKKKSEQLINVNKNLILTNNYLTNILKNISEAVIIIDELGNCNSLNNILDKTGNNCEDKIEKHFSKLVIEEKNYYINKLLKNKKSFHNVEIIIPNELRDIRCIISGSPIEQEENISKAVIIIRDIKEIRELVNRFNGYQARFDFEDIITKNNNMLEAIQSAKNIALGEGNVLIYGESGTGKEMFAQAIHNYSNRSEGPFIAVNCGALPRELVGSELFGYAGGAFTGAKKEGNPGKFELASGGTIFLDEIGDMPIEQQVALLRVIQERTVTRIGGSRIIPVNARIICATNKDLFQEVRKGNFREDLYYRLNVMSIRILPLRERREDILELIKYFFRKQKYSEYDSFQKINKDVIDCLVRYDWHGNVRELENIVERILNIIDRENICIEHLPENIYNEVLNNEIIKDNNKKIVFLDESISIHEFVKYKKTKKEEEEINRIIKLIRKHNGNISKIAKDMKISRSTLYRKMKKYKINNI
- a CDS encoding Na+/H+ antiporter family protein gives rise to the protein MILLNPVIISVLVMIILSLLNLNVILAILIAAITAGVSSGMSFQDTMEILIKGMGGNSETALSYILLGVLAVAISQTGLAEILAKKISGVVKERKLMFILLIAFISCFSQNLIPVHIAFIPILIPPLLEFMNKLKVDRRAVACALTFGLEVPYIALPVGFGLIFHNIIRDQIISNGITVTTDMTWKALWIPAVGMGIGLLVAIFITYRKQREYRDIDISNIEKNINYSIENEITYNEKLTINQYSALIGTIVAFTVQLITKSLPLGALSGIAFMVITGGIKWKEIDKLINEGIVMMGFISFVMLIAAGYGNVLRETGSIEMLVTSATSVIGGSKVLGALIMLIVGLFVTMGIGTSFGTVPILAAIYCPLAQNLGFSTLGIIALIGTAGALGDAGSPASDSTLGPTSGLNADNQHNHIWDTCVPTFLHFNIPLIIFGMIAALIL
- a CDS encoding phage holin family protein encodes the protein MSEKRNDERNNERKSDVGSYLLRFVLIAIILAITSFLTPGFSIVGLWAIILAAVVITLIDYLVEKLMGVDASPFGKGIKGFVISAVILYATQFIVPNMRVSILGAVLASIVIGILDAVLPGRAM
- a CDS encoding TetR/AcrR family transcriptional regulator → MNNFRKDDIMPKIIENAREKLIQEGRRVLINSSYKNLNIRVIVKNCNIGIGTFYNYFKNKDELVIEIFKEDWKKILRIIDEMKENDIEFKFKLEKIYIYINNFLENYMPIFYEISTSKGDSRDKHKYVDCIYINMEELIEIEKNKGNITSNLSSYKLAYLIITNLIALSRENYMSFDELYYSLKI
- a CDS encoding SIR2 family protein; this encodes MKISEKLIKDIKEKKVILFIGAGVSELLGSAPWEKLIDEMALELGYDRDVFKSMGNHLELAEFYNIRKNSMEPLINWMNINWHNNNIKIEDSNVHKLIVDLDFPIIYTTNYDRWIEKAFQYYNKEYTKIVTIDDLVNIKKNATEIIKLHGDLNEENSIVLTESSYFERLNFESPLDIKLKGDILGKSILFIGYSLNDINIRYLLYKLNNLWQCSKDKSCRPKSYIFLLNKNSVQQDILENRGVETIISDRDNKENGIQNFLKQLWIKVNDLKK
- a CDS encoding aspartyl-phosphate phosphatase Spo0E family protein; translation: MKEYKREEVDKIKEDIFFLKQQMYELIQEKPSMLDNELIQISEELDILINIYYFFSKDTIEK
- a CDS encoding peptidoglycan amidohydrolase family protein, yielding MNKKKNFENHLTNLESSEESKKYINEMQEMEEQYEKKSTMAFVMIAIPILILAIITVKQMISFSISMSKNSTHTEGKQIASDANKGTDPTKNNSAAPTVEALNEKIHKYLDNEANRKKTFAEAVKLNSGSEKGASSIFIAQVLRNNGETISKSAINTKTLVAELQKNGWKKITDYKQLKKGDICFAAPSKAGGSPSHTYVFMKWVKEGKTDYAYVCDSQVSEYKNTLHTRNIASPTPKKEKFSFLMRKEK
- a CDS encoding DeoR/GlpR family DNA-binding transcription regulator, giving the protein MKINRIKKIEAYLTKHESASLNTLCEIFNVSKNTIRRDVSELEKKGIIKKVYGGVTITTKKSTIPFAERQISNLNEKKLIGKLASELVEDRDIIFIDSGTTTLQMVPFLKNKQNLTIITNNLVVIQEAIAYDNLNILSTGGTLYRNTSSFVGIETLNFLKQYNISKAFMAASGISISKGITNSSPLESEIKRTMVENSDKVFILADSSKVDIVSLMTYCSIKEIDALITDKVPSKDFSEFFKANNVNLLTPNNK